In Candidatus Omnitrophota bacterium, the genomic stretch ATACATGATGACGAAAGTCGCGATGATGGACAAAGGAAGCGTGATGCTCGGTATTATCGTGTCGGATATCCGGCCCAGGGAGAGGAAGATTATGGCTACGACAAGGAAGAGAGCTATAAGTATGGTCTGCTTCACATCGTCTACCGACTCGACTATCGGGACAGACTTGTCGTAAAATACCTCAAGCCTGGCAGAGCCGGGCAGTTCCACCTGGAGCGTATCGATGGTTTCGCGGACCCGCTTGGAGAGTTCGACCGTGTTCGAGCCGGCGGAACGGGAGACCGCGATGACGACCGCTCCCGGCCTTATCTTCTCGTTAGGCCGCCCCAGCATGGGATTTACTACGTCGTTGTCCATGCTGTCTATGCATTTCGCGACGTCCCTGAGCCTTATGGGACTGCTGTCGCGGTAAGCTACGATAAGTTCCTCGTAATCTTTTGCCTTGAAAAGCTGCCCGTGGGGTTCGATGGAGAATGCCCTTGTGCTGCCGTTCAGACTGCCTGCCGGTATTAGCACGGTCCCGGAATATAATACCTGGGCTATGTCGTTGAGCCCTATGCCGAAAGCCGAAAGCTTATTGGGATCGACCTGTACCCTGACCGCGGTCTTCGCGCCCCAGACCTGGACCTGAGATACTCCGTCTATCATGCTTATCCTTTTTCCAACGGTCCTGTTGCCGAAGTCGTATAGCTGCCCCGGAGTCAGAGTATCGGAAGTAAGCATCAAATAGAGTATCGGCGTATCCGAAGGGTTGACCTTTTGATATGACGGTGGCTCGGGCAGGTCAAGAGGCAGGTTCCCCTGGGCGCGCGCGATAGCCGCCTGCACGTCAGGCGCGGCAAGATCGACGTTGCGGCTTAAGTCGAAGGTGAGTATTATTTGCGACTGGCCTTCAGTATTGTTCGATATGATGCTTGTAAGGCCCTGTATCTCCGTAAACTCATTCTCGAGAGGGGAGGCGACTGCCGAGGCCATGGTCTCCGGGCTCGCGCCGGGATACGATACAGTGACCAGTATTACGGGGAAGTCTATGACCGGGAGGTCGCTTATAGGCAGAGTGAAAAACGCGACGATGCCGAATATCGTAACGACCACCATTATGAGGGTGGTCATTATCGGTTTTCTGATGAAGTTTTCGGTAAAGCTCATATTATTTTGCCTCGGCTACCGGCGTCCCGGGCCTTAGTCCCATCTGGCCTACCGTAACGACGGTTTCGCCGGCCTTTACGCCGTCCTCGATAATTATGTGGTCGTCTTCCTTACTGCCGACGGTAACATTTCTCAGGTCCGCCTTCTTGTCAGGGGAGACGACGAAGATGTAATTTCCCTGCTGTCCGATCTGGACGGCCTCGTACGGGACCACCACGGCATTCTTCTTTATCGAGAGATGCAGCCGGACCGTTACAAACTGCCCTGCCCAAAGTTCCATATCATGATTCGGCACTATCGCGCGCAATAATACGGTCCCGGTCGTGTTATTGACCGCGTTGTCAAGGAAATGGAGCTCCCCTTCGTAGGAATCCCCTTCATTCCCCGCCCTATCCTGCGACGACTCAGATCCTTTTTCAAGCGTTAACACGACCTTTAATTTGCCTTCGGACATAGCTTTTCTTACATTGCCGAGCTCCCGCTCGGGTATCGTAAAATCCACATAAAGCGGGTCTACAGTCTTGACGTTAACGAGCGTAGGCCCGTCGTTTGCCGTCACTATGTTGCCCAGGTCGACCTGGCGCTTTCCCGTTAGGCCGTCTATGGGGGAAGTTA encodes the following:
- a CDS encoding efflux RND transporter periplasmic adaptor subunit is translated as MNKTSDRLFGFLKLAVVLLIIFLAVFFISKLIKKPAKAVIPPRNVETALAEKKDVVVFIESFGNLDSPNDVDIKSQVTGQIMQVNFKEGDLVKTGDLLFTIDPSQYKAQLERADAALIQDLANLKLNKDTVERNRKLLEKELISQQDFDKLQTDVTSSEAAVKSDNANIDLARINLNYCYITSPIDGLTGKRQVDLGNIVTANDGPTLVNVKTVDPLYVDFTIPERELGNVRKAMSEGKLKVVLTLEKGSESSQDRAGNEGDSYEGELHFLDNAVNNTTGTVLLRAIVPNHDMELWAGQFVTVRLHLSIKKNAVVVPYEAVQIGQQGNYIFVVSPDKKADLRNVTVGSKEDDHIIIEDGVKAGETVVTVGQMGLRPGTPVAEAK